The genomic region TGATGGTCGGGGCAGTGTGGGCGTTTGTTGCCGTAGCCAGCTGGGACGCCAGGTCGTTTTCATCAACGGCGATAAGCTTGACCTTGATATTCGGGTTTGTTGCCTCAAAAGTATCAATCAGAAGCTGGATGGTTGCCTGTCGGTCCGTCTGTGTCTGTGAAGTCCAGTACTCGATGGTTACCGGTTCCTGCGGAGCTGCTGCCGTAGGTTGTGATGTAGCAGTCTCACTGTTTCCGTTTGCAAACAGAGCAAACGGTGCCATTGCTGATATCAGCAGCAATGTAATTAATCTTGTACGTTTCATGATTCCTCCATTGTGTTCTTTCCTTTTTCATCATTGGCAATGCCAATGCCTTTGCATATCCATGGTGCAGGGCCAATTGTCTCCTGCTGGTTATAAATTGAAGGAGTAGATTCTTGATGTCAGTCGGACCTTGTCCGATGACGATGCTGTTATTTCAGAGAAGTCCTGATGATCAACTTGGGAGTAATGCTCATTTCATTTCGTACGTCGCTATAGGTATTTCTGTCTATGTATCCCAGCCTGCCAAGTAAGTAGGAGACGACGATCTGGCATTTGAGCTCGATGGACTGATCCATGGTCGTGAGGTCAAGGACCTCAGCGACCGCTGTATTATCAAAACCCATGATTCCCATATCTTCGGGAACCTTGAAGCCGTGTTGCTTAAGATATTTATATCCTCCGGCTGCCATATCATCACAGCCGAAGAAAATTGCCTGCGGTGGTGTCGGAAGGGCCATCAGTTGTTCAGTAGCTGCAAAGCCTCCCTTGCGTGACAGGGGAGCTGTCAAATGATAACATTCCTGCATCGGGTGTCCTTCAGCAGCCAGTGCAGCAGAAAATCCCATGTACCTTTGCTCAATATGTTCGTCTGCCGGTTCCCAGCCGACAAATGCAATGTTGCTGTAACTTCGGCTGATCATGTACCTTGCTGCATCCTGGCATCCTTGGAAATTGTTGTTGTGAACGCTGAACTCGCCCTCGCAGCGAGTCTGCAGCAAGGCAAGGGGAATGCCGAAGCTTTCACAGAACTGGCTGGCTTCGTCATCTACCACAGCAGATGCCACCACAAGTCCATCGACCTTGCTGAGAAAATCAGGATGTTTTGAAAAGTAAGTCTTGATGTTCTGACGTTCCTTGATGTCAAAGACCAGTAGCTGATAAGGCGTATCAGCCAATAAGGATGAAATGGTAGAGGTCAGCGACATGGAAAATATGGAAGTTGGATCAGAAAGGGTAAGGCCGATGATCATCTGCTGCTTTTTCTTATTGTCAGGGATCCTGTAGCCTATTGATTTCAGCCTGGAAATTATTTCTTCCCTTGTCTCGGCCTTGACCAATTCAGGATGGTTGAGCACCCGTGAAATGGTGCTTGCACTTACGCCTGTTTTTGCTGCCAGTTGCTTCGATGTCAGTTTCTGTTCCTTTTCCATAGCTACATCCTAGTATGGGTATTTCAGTCTGTCAAGAAAAAATTTCACAATTTTTAGATATTTAACTGAAATATTTCATAGATAATTATGAATTATTTCAGAATTTGTTCTGTTTGAATTTTCTCTTTTCTGATGGTGCTGTTGGAGAAAAATATATCTCTTGGCCTAGTATTTTTTTTGCAGGATCTGACGGATGAGGGGACTTGTGGCTATCTGAAAATCAGCAGATATGAGAAGATTGCAATACAAGCTGACAGCAATGTACCCAGCAGATAATACTCAGCAAAAACCTGATCCTTTGTAATTCTGTCAAACCTTGCAATTGACTTTGCTGTAAGCACCAATCCTATTGCTGCATACTGATTCATGTAGATCAGCAGGAATATGAGCAACCGCTCAACTGTACCGATAGAGGCTCCCGTATGCTGTATGCCGAGCTTTGCAATTTCGTTTCCAGCGGGACGATAGTCCGAGAGTAGATATTTCAGCAGGATATTGCAGGGTTTTGCCAAGAAAAAAACCATGGTACAGCCTTTCAGCAGTATGGAAGGGTTGATATCTTCTTTTTCCAGTAAGATTGCTGCGTTGCTGACGTAGGATTTTGGCAGCTGCATTGAAAGAAAACCAGCACAGACTGCAATAATGGCTATGTGCAGCAATTGGTCGATGATGAATGGGCGGGAAGTATCTTTACTATGGTCCTTTAATAAGAAGAACTTGGTGATGTCTATGGCAGCATGGCTGATTACCATTGCCATGAAGATGTCAAAAGCCTGTATTCCATAGGTGAGAGGGACTAGAAGGCAGCAAATACCGTAGATGCCGCAGTGCAGCAGTACGGCAGAAAAATCCTTTTGCTTGCGTGCTGCCAGGCTTTGTGTCTGCAGGTAAAAGTCTCCCAGCAGATGCAAGAGGAAAAGAAAGACGAAGCTTTCAGTAAACATTGCCTTGACCTTGGCCCTGCAGGAAAATGTCATCAATGCTTTGCTGGGCAGCTTCCATTGCTTCAAGATAAGCAAAATAATCAGCTGCCTTTACTGTCTTACTGACAGAAGGCTGGGATATCTTGAGCTCTTTTGCCGTATCCTGCTGGCTTTTACCCAGTTGCCTGAATCTTGCAACTATTTCTCTCTGTCGATAGGTCCAGTGGGATTTCAATGCAATCATGAGCAGAAATACGGCATTTATCATGCTGTCTTGGTGTTTCCTGTTGCTTTTTATCTGCATTGATGCAATGGCCTTTCCGTTTCTTCTCTCTCTGTCATGCAGGTCCGTGATACAATTCCTGGCTCTGTAATAGGCCGGACCATCTGCACCAAGAGGCATGGTCTTATCTATTTCTGTGGTTATTTCACCGATTCCTATTCCGAATCTGAACCGAATAGGGAACATTTGCTCGGCTATGGTTTCTATGATTGCAAGTACATGGTCGGGTATGGCAAGCAGTCCTTGGAATTCATCTCCTATGGTTACCATGAAAGGAGAAGCAAGCTGGTCACTGTAGGTACTGTTGATGTCTTCAAGTACTTGCTTGAATTTCTTCTGTATGATGCTTCTGTTGGCAAGACTCCTGGAATCAATCATGTCGCCGATGAGTGCAATATACTGTTTCATGTCATACCTCTGCCCACAAGTATAGAACTGAAAATTGCATAAGTCAAATTTATTCATGTTTTTTGCTATAAACATATTTTATACATAATTTTAAACTTATTTTCAGTTGGTTTTGGAGTAAGAGTTTGTCTGTTATATTAATTCGTTTAGCAGTGAATATGCTGACTTGAAAAAGAAATGCCATTGGACTATGGAATTGTCTTTGCGGGCAAAGGCCTCGGAAAAACTGTTGCCCTATATTACAAAAACATTTGTCCTTGCTGCTGCGCTTATCAAGCCGAAAGAAATCAAACAGCTCAGGCGGAGCATAAAGTTTGATAAGGCACTTGCGGACAGGTGTCTTGTAATCTCTTTGTTCATTTGTAATATGGCTTTTACCTTCTGGCTTACGTCCGATGTTATAGGAAGTTCGCTTAGCCATCTTCTGGCTGCTGGCCTAGGCAAGCTAAGTACATCGTCTGCTGGCTGACTTATGTATATCGGTTTACATCCTGTGGCTGATAGCTCTCAGATCATGCTTGCTTCCCTAGGGTGTGTGATTTCATTGCTTTTCATTTCGTTGGGTTTCAGTGATTGGCGGGCTTCTGTGACTCTTTTGACAGAGTTTGCAGCAAAGGAGGTGATTATCAGCACTTTTGCTATCCTGGCAGGGGATGGGCTACAAGGTTGCCTGCTGCACTTCCTGCTATGTTTACGATGCTTACGGCTTTTGTTTTTTTACTAATTAACTTATATTTGTCAGTATCCCTATCTGAATTGCACTAGGTGATTCGTTTTTTTCGTTTTGCTACGGTAGATTTCTGAATTATCAGATTGACGTCCAGGCAAATATCGGAAACGGGTTGCCTGTTGATTTTCTTGTTCAGGAGTCGTACGGCAATCTGACCCATTTCAAAAAGGTGCAGGTTGATGTAGGTGTAATATTCTGAATGGACCATTTCTGATTCAAAGACTACAATGGATATGTCGTTGGGAACGCGTATACCTTGGTTGCCCAGCTGGAAAGAAAGTCCTTCTGCAACGGTGTGGGTCATGGCAATGATTCCATCGCAGCCCGTAAAACCTTCAATCAGTTCCTTTGCGACTTTTTCCCCATCGACGAAATCATAATTGGTAAGATATACAAGACTTGGATCGAAAGGAAGGTCTGCTTCCTTAAGTGCTTTCAAGTAACCTTTGAACCTTTCCAGGGAAGAGAATTGATAGTTGTTTTTATCTGCAACAAAAAGCAAGAGATCTTCTTTCTTACATGGAGCTTCCCAAAAGCTTGCAATAAAGGCGATTCTTGTCCGACCGAGGGAAATCAGGTACTTGGTTGCAAGGTAGCCGCCCTTTTCACCATCATGATATACATGGGGAATATCTGCAATCAAGTTCCTGCGGGCTGCAACTACAAGAGGCAAGTCCCTGAATTTCTCAATTTCTGGAATATTTTCTGCTTTCGCAATTGGTATGTAGATCAACCCATCAAGAATAGAACTTGAAAACCTGTTGATTGTTCTTGCTTCATTTTCCAAAGTGCCATAACTTGACCCGAGGATAACCAATTGATGGTTATTTCTTGCTTCTGAAATTACACCTTCTGCTATGATTGAGAAAAAATGATGGGCTATTTCCGGTAGGATGAGGCCTATTATCCCTGTTGAACTTCCCTTCATGAATCTTGCAGCAGCATTCGGCGTGTAGCCTGAAGTTTCCAGAACTTTTTTAATTTTCTGTTCAGTGGACGGCTTGACTGACTGTCCGTTGAGGTATCTGGAAATCGTAGGGACAGAAATGCCACTCATTTTTGAAATGTCTTTCAATGAATATCGGTTCATGGATGAAGTATACAACCGAATGGAAAAAACGGCAAGAAGAATATTAAAACGATGATATTTATTTGGTAAATAAAAGAGATAAAAATATATCTTTTTATACTATAGATTAAGATTAAATTTTAATAAATTTTATTATTTACTTTATATATAAGTAAATAAATTTCTTGACAAAGCGCTGATGTGTTGTATAATGATGGACTGAAATAATTTTAAACGTTTATCATTTTATACTTAGAACATTTGGGAGATAAGCATGATATACCAAATCAAACCTTCAACGTTATCTGGCGAACTACGAATTCCAGGGAACAAGTCGGGAACGGCACGAGCGATTGTTTTCGGCAGTCTGGCCGATGGTCGGTCTGTGTTGCACAATCCACTGACTAATCTGGATAGTTATTCTATCGTCAAGATGATGTCGGCCTTAGGTGCGAAAATTGATACTTCAGACGATAGTCTATGGACAATTGATGGTTTTGCTGGGAAGCCTCAGGTACCTGCCTGCGTGTTGGATGCTGAGAATTCAGGAACAGGATTCTATTTTGCTCTTGCTGTCTGCTCATTGATAGATGGTTGCAGTGTACTGACCGGAGACTATCAGATATGCTATCGGCCTGCACAGCCGATGATTGATGCTATCAATGCAATGGGTGGCAAAGCCTTTTCAACAAGGGAAACGGGAACTGCTCCCATTGTCGTCAAGGGACCGATCAAAGGAGGAGAATTCAGCATGCCTGGTGTTAACTCACAATGGATGACACCATTCCTTTGTGCCTGTAGTCTTGCAAAAAAAGATACAGTCATCCATGAGACCAATTTACTTGAAAAACCGTATGTAGATATGACTATCGGTATGCTGGAACTGGCTGGAATCAAAATTGAAAATCATAATTATGTTGACTTCTTTGTAAAAGGCAATCAGCAGTTCAAACCTTTTGAATATACGTTGCCTGGTGACTGGGGTTCAAGTGGTTACCCTATGATTGCTGCGGCAATAACAAAAGGTTCAAAGGTCAAGTTCCTCGGTTTGGATACTGAAGATTTTGCAGGTGAAAAAGCCTTTGTCGATATCTTGAAACAAATGGGTGCTTCTGTAACAGTGATTGAACATGGACGCGGAGGTATCGTCGTCGAAGGGAGTGATGACCTGCATGGTATTGAAATTGACTGTAGCGGTACTCCTGATGCTGTTCCTATTCTTGCTGTACTTGGCTGTGCTGCAAAAGGTAAAACCATTCTCAAGAATATTGAAGCTTGCCATCTGAAGGAAACCGACAGAGCAAAATCAATTGCTGAGGAATTAAAAAAGATGGGGGCAAGGATAGAGATGGATGATAATTCCATGATTATCTACCATTCAATGCTTAAATGTGCAACCATTGACGGGCACCATGACCATAGAATCGTGATGGCAACTTCCGTTGCTGGTTTGCTTGCTGATGGTATTACAAGAATTTCTGATGGCGAATATTCAGCCGTATCTTATCCGCGTTTCAAGGAGTCGATGAACCAAATTGGTTTTGACATAACAAGCATAAAGTAAAATCACAAGGAGGAAAAAATGTTTAGAAAAATTTTGGCTATCTTATGTATCGGGTGTGTTGCATTGACAGCTTCTTTTGCCAATGGTGCTTCTGAGGCAAAGGCTGCCGGAGGAGCTCCGTCCATAAAAAGGATTTCCATAGGAACAGCAGGGACTGCCGGCTCTCTCTACCCAATGGGAGTAGGCATGGCAAAGACTATTACTGACCATGTCGATGGCATCGCTTGTACCGGTGAAGCAACTGCAGCTTCTGTAGAGAATATCCGTAACCTCACAAACGGTAAACTTGCAATGGGTATTTCTCAAAGTGAAATAGCATATTTGGCATACAATGGCCTTGGTGACTTCAAGGGACATCAGGCTACCGATCTCAGAGCACTTTTCAGCACGATTACCAGCTATATTCAGGCTTTTGCCCTTGCCGGCAGTGGTATAAACAGTATAGCAGATTTCAAGGGTAAGGTCGTTGGATGTTCTGCTGCCGGAAGTGGAGGTGAAATGTGTGTCAGAATGATTCTGAACTATTATGGACTGACCTATGATGATATCAAGCCACAGTTTATTTCTGAATCTGATGCTGTGTCAGCTCTGAAAGATGGCAGGATTGATGCATTTATCTGCACTCATCCTCTCAAGTCAGCACCTCTGGTAGACCTGACAACCAGTGCAAAGGTGAAGATGTTTTCCTTTGATGATCCAGCTTTCTATAAGGAATTCTTTTTCTGGAAACCTTATACGATTCCTGCTGGATTCTATGACGGTGTCAATGAAGCGATTACGGTACCGACAAGCCGTATTACTATGTGTACTTCCACGAAATCCGGGTTGAGTGATGAACAGGTCTATCAGATTGTCAAGGCAATATGGGATAACCGAAGTGAATGGTCTGGAGTTGCAAAGTCTGTTTCAACTCAGGCAGTGTTTGCAACTGCTACTGATGGTATTCCTATCGTGATGCATCCGGGTGCAGTCAGATACTTTAAGGAAAAAGGTGTGGAAATTGATCCATCTTTGATTCCACAGAATTGATTATCCTTTTCATAACTAAAATTTATTTGGGGTTTCTGTCTGGACAGAGGATCCCGTTGGAGAAATCATGGATAAGTCCTATGCAGAATATACGTTAGTTGATTGCCTGATATTGGCAGTATCGGCATTCATCTGTTTTTTCCATATTTTTATTACTGTCTCAACTTCCGTAAGCATGATGCAATGCAGGATTATCCATGTATTTTCCCTTGCATTGGTCTGGTATCTGTTTAAACTGCGAGATACGA from Spirochaetia bacterium harbors:
- a CDS encoding TAXI family TRAP transporter solute-binding subunit is translated as MFRKILAILCIGCVALTASFANGASEAKAAGGAPSIKRISIGTAGTAGSLYPMGVGMAKTITDHVDGIACTGEATAASVENIRNLTNGKLAMGISQSEIAYLAYNGLGDFKGHQATDLRALFSTITSYIQAFALAGSGINSIADFKGKVVGCSAAGSGGEMCVRMILNYYGLTYDDIKPQFISESDAVSALKDGRIDAFICTHPLKSAPLVDLTTSAKVKMFSFDDPAFYKEFFFWKPYTIPAGFYDGVNEAITVPTSRITMCTSTKSGLSDEQVYQIVKAIWDNRSEWSGVAKSVSTQAVFATATDGIPIVMHPGAVRYFKEKGVEIDPSLIPQN
- a CDS encoding LacI family transcriptional regulator yields the protein MEKEQKLTSKQLAAKTGVSASTISRVLNHPELVKAETREEIISRLKSIGYRIPDNKKKQQMIIGLTLSDPTSIFSMSLTSTISSLLADTPYQLLVFDIKERQNIKTYFSKHPDFLSKVDGLVVASAVVDDEASQFCESFGIPLALLQTRCEGEFSVHNNNFQGCQDAARYMISRSYSNIAFVGWEPADEHIEQRYMGFSAALAAEGHPMQECYHLTAPLSRKGGFAATEQLMALPTPPQAIFFGCDDMAAGGYKYLKQHGFKVPEDMGIMGFDNTAVAEVLDLTTMDQSIELKCQIVVSYLLGRLGYIDRNTYSDVRNEMSITPKLIIRTSLK
- a CDS encoding SatD family protein produces the protein MKQYIALIGDMIDSRSLANRSIIQKKFKQVLEDINSTYSDQLASPFMVTIGDEFQGLLAIPDHVLAIIETIAEQMFPIRFRFGIGIGEITTEIDKTMPLGADGPAYYRARNCITDLHDRERRNGKAIASMQIKSNRKHQDSMINAVFLLMIALKSHWTYRQREIVARFRQLGKSQQDTAKELKISQPSVSKTVKAADYFAYLEAMEAAQQSIDDIFLQGQGQGNVY
- a CDS encoding LacI family transcriptional regulator produces the protein MSGISVPTISRYLNGQSVKPSTEQKIKKVLETSGYTPNAAARFMKGSSTGIIGLILPEIAHHFFSIIAEGVISEARNNHQLVILGSSYGTLENEARTINRFSSSILDGLIYIPIAKAENIPEIEKFRDLPLVVAARRNLIADIPHVYHDGEKGGYLATKYLISLGRTRIAFIASFWEAPCKKEDLLLFVADKNNYQFSSLERFKGYLKALKEADLPFDPSLVYLTNYDFVDGEKVAKELIEGFTGCDGIIAMTHTVAEGLSFQLGNQGIRVPNDISIVVFESEMVHSEYYTYINLHLFEMGQIAVRLLNKKINRQPVSDICLDVNLIIQKSTVAKRKKRIT
- the aroA gene encoding 3-phosphoshikimate 1-carboxyvinyltransferase, encoding MIYQIKPSTLSGELRIPGNKSGTARAIVFGSLADGRSVLHNPLTNLDSYSIVKMMSALGAKIDTSDDSLWTIDGFAGKPQVPACVLDAENSGTGFYFALAVCSLIDGCSVLTGDYQICYRPAQPMIDAINAMGGKAFSTRETGTAPIVVKGPIKGGEFSMPGVNSQWMTPFLCACSLAKKDTVIHETNLLEKPYVDMTIGMLELAGIKIENHNYVDFFVKGNQQFKPFEYTLPGDWGSSGYPMIAAAITKGSKVKFLGLDTEDFAGEKAFVDILKQMGASVTVIEHGRGGIVVEGSDDLHGIEIDCSGTPDAVPILAVLGCAAKGKTILKNIEACHLKETDRAKSIAEELKKMGARIEMDDNSMIIYHSMLKCATIDGHHDHRIVMATSVAGLLADGITRISDGEYSAVSYPRFKESMNQIGFDITSIK
- a CDS encoding DUF3307 domain-containing protein — its product is MTFSCRAKVKAMFTESFVFLFLLHLLGDFYLQTQSLAARKQKDFSAVLLHCGIYGICCLLVPLTYGIQAFDIFMAMVISHAAIDITKFFLLKDHSKDTSRPFIIDQLLHIAIIAVCAGFLSMQLPKSYVSNAAILLEKEDINPSILLKGCTMVFFLAKPCNILLKYLLSDYRPAGNEIAKLGIQHTGASIGTVERLLIFLLIYMNQYAAIGLVLTAKSIARFDRITKDQVFAEYYLLGTLLSACIAIFSYLLIFR